CTCGATATCCACCCCGGCGGTAGGCTCGTCGAGGATCAGCAGCTTCGGCTCGTGCATCAGCGCGCGGGCGATCATCAGACGACGCTTCATACCGCCGGAGAGCATCCGCGCCCGATCGTTGCGCTTCTCCCACAGGTCGAGCTGTTTTAAGTATTTTTCCGCGCGCTGCAGCGCCTCGGCCTTCACCACGCCGTACAGGCCGGCCTGGCTGACCACGATCTGCAGCACGGTTTCAAACTGGTTGAAGTTAAACTCCTGCGGCACCAGCCCGAGCTGGCGCTTGGCGTTGACCACGTCCTGCTGCAGGTCGTAGCCAAATACCCGCACCTTACCGCTGGTTTTGTTGACCAGCGAGCTGATAATGCCGATGGTGGTGGATTTGCCGGCCCCGTTGGGCCCGAGCAGCGCATAGAAGTCGCCGGCTTCAACCGCCAGGTCGATGCCCTTTAGTGCCTGAACGCCGCCCGCATAGGTTTTGGTCAGCTTTTCAAGTTCCAGTGCATAAGTCATAGGTAAAAAAGCACCCTGTTTTGTTGAGGTATCTCGTTTGTGATGTTCAAGCCGGTAGCCTTGCCCTATATTACCGCCACGCAATTACGCCACTGGCCGAGCCCATTATGAAAGATATTGAAACCCTTATCAGCAATAACCGTGAATGGTCAAAGCTGATGAAAGAGGAAGATCCCGGTTTTTTTGAACACCTTGCTCAGTCACAAAAGCCCCGTTTTCTGTGGATCGGCTGCTCTGACAGCCGGGTACCGGCCGAACGGCTGACCGGGCTGGAGCCGGGCGAACTGTTTGTGCACCGTAACGTCGCCAACCAGGTGATCCACACCGATTTAAACTGCCTGTCGGTGGTACAGTACGCGGTGGATGTGCTGGAAGTGGAGCACGTGATTATCTGCGGTCACTACGGATGCGGCGGCGTACAGGCGGCGGTAGAGAACCCGGAGCTGGGCTTAATCAACAACTGGCTGCTGCACATCCGCGATCTGTGGTACAAGCATAGTTCGTTTCTCGGCCACCTGGCACCGGAAAAACGCTTTGATAAACTTTGCGAAATCAACGTTGTTGAACAGGTTTATAACCTCGGCCACTCCACCATCATGCAGTCAGCGTGGAAGCGCGGACAAAAAGTCTCGCTGCACGGCTGGGTCTACGGGATTCAGGATGGCTATCTGCGCGATCTGGAAGTCACCGCCACCAGCCGCGCCATTCTGGAGCAGCGCTACCGCCACTGCATCGCTAACCTGCTGAACGGCCCCGACCTGAACCCGTAAGTTCAGGGGGCGCATTTTATAACAGGCCGGAAAATCCGGCCTTGGTCGATTGTGCGGTGGCCTGCAGATTGTGCGGTGGCAGGCCGCAGGCGGGGTTACTCGTCCAGCATCACCACATGGCCGACGTACGGCAGGTGGCGGTAGCGCTGGGCGTAGTCAATACCGTAACCGACCACAAACTTGTCGGCGATGCTGAAACCAACGTACTCCACCGGCACCTCAACCTCGCGGCGTTCCGGCTTATCCAGCAGGGTACAGATCGCCAGCGACTTCGGCCCGCGCAGGCTGAAGATCTCACGCACCTTGCTCAGGGTATTGCCTGAATCAATGATGTCTTCCACGATCAGCACGTCTTTGCCGCGAATATCTTCGTCGAGATCTTTCAGGATCTTCACGTCGCGGGTGCTGGTGGTGCCATTACCGTAGCTGGAGGCGGTCATAAAATCGACCTCGTGCGGCACGTCAATGGCGCGGCACAGGTCGGCCATAAACATAAAGGAGCCGCGCAGCAGCCCCACCAGCACCATTTCGCTGCCGCTGTCGCGGTAGTGGTCGCTGATCTGTTTACCCAGTTCGGCAATGCGGGATTTGATCTCGGCTTCGGAGATCATCACTTCAACGGTATGTTTCATAGCTCTTCAACGGTGGTTTCAGGAAAGCAGCGCAGTTTATCACACTTCCCCGCCCCTTACCTGCCGTTGCGCAACCGCCGTTTCCGCGACCGCGCAACAGACATTCAGACTGCTATACGTAAAGATAGCCATATATAATATCGCATAAAAGATTAAGCATAGAACCTTTATGTATTTATCCTCTCCTTCCCACGCAGGTATGCTTATGCGCAATGTTAATAACGCCCCCTGCCGCAGGCTGGAGAACCCATGACGTCCTCACATTCCAAAAAAACCCATATCGGCAGCCGTGAGCTGCAGCCTGAAACCCAGATGCTGAACTACGGCTACGACCCGTCGCTGTCTGAAGGGGCGGTAAAACCCCCGGTGTTTCTGACCTCCACTTTCGTGTTCAACAGCGCGGAAGAGGGTCGCGACTTCTTTGACTACGTTTCCGGCCGCCGCGAACCACCGCCGGGCGGCGGCAACGGGCTGGTCTACTCACGCTTTAATCACCCCAACAGTGAAATCGTTGAAGACCGGCTGGCGGTGTATGAGCGCAGCGAGAGCGCGGCGCTGTTCTCCTCCGGCATGTCGGCGATCTCTACCACGCTGCTGGCGTTTGTCCGCCCGGGTGACGTGGTACTGCACTCGCAGCCGCTGTACGGCGGCACTGAGACGCTGCTGAGCAAAACCTTCCATAACCTGGGCGTGACCAGCGTGGGCTTCAGCGACGGCGTCGATGAAGCGGTGGTGCAGGCGGCAGCGGACGCGGCGCTGCTGCAGGGGCGCGTCTCGGTGATCCTGATTGAATCCCCGGCCAACCCGACCAACAGCCTGGTGGATATTGCGCTGATCCGCCGGGTGGCGGATCGCATTGAACAGCAGCAGCAGCACCGCCCGGTGATCGCCTGCGATAACACCCTGCTCGGCCCGGTATTCTCGCGGCCGATTGAGCACGGTGCCGACCTGTCGCTCTACTCGCTGACCAAATACGTCGGCGGCCACTCGGATCTGATCGCCGGCGCGGCGATCGGCAGCAAAGCGCTGATCCGTCAGGTGAAGGCGCTGCGTAGCGCGATCGGCACCCAGCTCGATCCGCACTCCAGCTGGATGATTGGCCGCTCGCTGGAGACGCTGGCGCTGCGCATGGAGCGGGCCAACGACAATGCGGCCGCGGTAGCCGCCTTCCTGCAGAGCCACCCGAAGGTAGAGCATCTGCACTATCTGCCGTTCCTTGATGCCGGGTCGGCGGCCGGAAAAGTGTACCGCGCTCAGTGCAGCGGCGCCGGTTCCACCTTCTCCTTTGATATTGTCGGCGGCGAGGATGCCGCCTTCCGTTTCCTCAATCAGCTGCAGCTGTTTAAGCTGGCGGTCAGCCTCGGTGGCACCGAATCGCTGGCCAGCCACCCGGCCAGCACCACCCACTCCGGCGTGCCGCTGGCCGTGCGCGAACGTATCGGCATTCAGGCCGCCACGGTCCGGCTGTCGATTGGCATTGAGAATAAAGACGATCTGATCGAGGATCTGCGGCTGGCGCTGGACGCGTCATAACTGTCGCGGGCCTGCGGCCTGCAAATGGGCGTGCATCCGCCTGCGGCCACAGACCGGTGAGGCAGCGGTCACAGGTCAGGCGTGCTGCCCCGTCATCATCCGGGCCAGCAGCGTTGCCTGTGAAGGCGGAGGCATCCACGCTGCGTACTACGCCACGGTAAAACCAAGCATCATGCCGGTATCTTCATGCTCCAGCAGATGGCAGTGCGCCATGTATGCATGCTGTGCGTCGGCCAGGTGATTAAAGCGCACCAGCACCTCGCTGCGTGCGCCCTCCACCCGCACCGTGTCCTTCCAGCCGCTGCGGTGGGCGGCCACCGGCTTGCCGTTTTCGCTCAGAATACGGAACTGGGCGCCGTGGATATGGAACGGATGCAGCATCATGTCGCCCTCACCCGAAATCGTCCACTTCTCCAGCTCGCCGCGCTTCACCGCAAACGCCGGTTTCGCCATATCAAAGGCCACGCCGTTGATCTGATTACCCTGATGGAAATCGTAGACACCCGGCTGCCCGGTTGTCATCCCGCCGTGGTCCATGCCGCTCATCCCGCCGGATGTCGTCGCAGCCTGGGCAACTGGCGCTGCCGCCGGGGCATGGCCGCCGTGGCCGTCCATCGCCATGCCGGCCATCGCCGCATGACCATACTTCTGCATCAGCGCGGTCATCCCCAGCCGGTCCAGTTCCGGGTCCATCATCAGCTGCAGCCAGCGGCTGGTCAGCCCCTGCGCTGACGGCACGACGGGCAGGTTCGCCAGCTTATCCGGCAGCGTGCCGCTGGCGATAATGCGCAGCGGGGTAATGGCCAGCAGCGGCAGCGGCTGGTCAAACGGCTGCAGCGTCATGCCCATCTGACGTACCGGCAGGGTCTGCAGATTAAAGGGTTTACCGTCAGCGGTATCCACCAGCACCTCATAACGTTCACCCGGCAGCATCGGCAGCTCGCTGACTTTCACCGGCTCCGCCAGCAGGCCACCGTCGCTGGCGATAACGTACATTGGCCGCTGGTCATCGATGCTCAGGTTCAGCGAGCGGGCGTTGCAGCCGTTCAGCAGCCTCAGGCGCAGCCAGCCGCGCGGCACGCCGTGCTGCGGGTAGATCGCACCATTGGTCAGCATGGTGTCACCAAACCAGCCGACCGCCGCGCTCATCACGTCCAGCTGATAGTCAATGCGGCCGTCCGCGCTCAGGCGCTTATCCTGCAGCACCAGCGGAATGTCGTCGACGCCCCACTGCTTTGGCAACAGCAGCGCGTCACTTTCCGCATCGTTAAGCAGCACCAGGCCGGCCAGCCCCTGCGCCACCTGATACCCGGTACGGCCATGCTGGTGCGGGTGAAACCAGCAGGTGGCCGCGGGCTGATCGGGGGTAAAACTGACTTGCCGGCTCTGGCCGGGTTCAATCCGCGCCTGCGGCCCGCCGTCCACCTCACCCGGCAGTTCCAGCCCGTGCCAGTGGACGGTGGTCGCCTCCGGCAGCCGGTTATGCAGGGTAATGTTGACCGTTTTACCGCGATCCAGCCGCAGCGCCGGGCCGAGCAGGTCACCGTTGTAACCCCAGGTCGGCACCGATTGACCGCGCCACTGCGTGCTGCCGGCCTGCGCAACCAGGCTGATGTCGCCGCGGGCATCGGCGCCGAGCAGCGCCGGGATCGGCAACAGCGGGCGGGACTCAGCCGCCAGCAGCGAACGGCTCCACAGCGGCAGCGCGCTGGCCGCACCCAGCGCGGCACTTAACTTGATAAACTCTCGACGTTGCATCATTCATTCCTGTACCGGATGTTCATAGCTGAAATCAGCATAAACCCTGCCCCAGCGGTAAGGTCAAGCGCAGAAAGCCGGGATGGCAGCGCGTCTCCAGGATATTTCTACCGCAAAAGGGGCTGGCACCCGGCCAGAACTGTGCTAACGTCTGGTTATTGCACACGTTAGAGACTAACCATGAAGAAAAGCATCAAGGCTCTGTTGTTGCTGGGGCTGTTTGGCTTCTCCTCTACCAGCTTCGCCCTGAGCGAATCGGAAGCAGAAGATTTGGCCGATTTAACCGCCGTGTTTGTTTACCTGAAAAATGACTGTGGCTACCAGGATTTACCCGACGGGCAGATCCGCCGTGCGCTGGTGTTCTTTGCACAGCAAAATCGTTGGGATTTAACCAATTACGACAGCTTCAATATGAAAGCACTGGGTGAAGAGAGCTACCGCGACCTCAGCGGCATTGCGGTCGCCAACGACAAAAAATGCAAATCGCTGGCGCGCGACTCCCTGAGCCTGCTGGCCTACGTCAAGTAACTCCCTCTCCTGCCTGCCGAATCCTGACCGTGCAACCACGGTCATAAATCGCTATGCTGTTTCGCCTGATTTCCACGCTGCGATGAGGAGCAACCCCCACCATGGCCGATCAAGAGAGATGGCATGAAACTCTGCACGCCGGTTTTGGGCAGTATTTCACCGTTGATCAGGTGTTGTACCGCGAAAAAACCGAACATCAGGATCTGGTGATCTTCGAGAACGCCGAACTGGGCCGCGTGATGGCGCTGGACGGCGTGGTGCAAACCACCGAGCGCGACGAATTTATTTACCACGAAATGATGACCCACGTGCCGCTGCTGGCGCACGGCGCGGCGAAGCGCGTGCTGATTATCGGTGGCGGCGACGGCGCGATGCTGCGCGAAGTCAGCCGCCACCGCAACGTTGAGCAGATAACCATGGTCGAGATCGACGCCGGCGTGGTCAGTTTCTGCCGCCAGTATCTGCCCAACCACAGCGCCGGTGCCTATGACGATCCGCGCTTTACGCTGGTGATTGACGATGGCGTGAATTTTGTCCGCCAGAGCGCGGAAAAATTCGACGTGATCATCTCCGACTGCACCGATCCGATCGGGCCCGGCGAGAGCCTGTTTACCTCCGACTTTTACGCCGGCTGCCACCGCTGTCTCAATGAAAACGGCATCTTCGTGGCACAGAACGGCGTCTGCTTCCTGCAGCAGGATGAAGCGGTCGGCAGCCACCGCAAGCTGAGCCACTATTTCAAAGACGTCAGCTTCTATCAGGCCGCGGTGCCAACCTACTACGGCGGCATCATGACCTTTGCCTGGGCCAGCGACAATCCGGCGCTACGCCAGTTGGATCCCGCCACCCTGGCCGCCCGCTATGCAGCCTCAGGGCTGGGCTGCCGCTACTACAACCCGGCGATCCACAGTGGCAGCTTTGCCCTGCCCCAGTATCTGCTGGACGCACTCACCGACCGGGAGGGGGAATAATTGCAAAAGCTGAAACTGCACGGCTTTAATAACCTGACCAAGAGCCTGAGCTTTTGTATCTACGACATTTGCTACGCCAGCAGCGACGCAGAGCGCGATGGCTATATCGCCTATATCGACGAACAGTACAACGCCAACCGCCTGACGGAGATCCTCACCGAGACCTGCTCAATTATCGGTGCTAACGTGCTGAATATCGCCCGCCAGGACTATGAACCACAGGGGGCCAGCGTCACCATTCTGGTCAGCGAAGAGCCTGTCGATCCTAAGAGCATCGATAACTCTGAACACCCCGGCCCGCTGCCCGGTTCGGTGGTGGCGCACCTGGATAAGAGCCATATCTGCGTGCACACCTACCCGGAGAGCCACCCGGAGGGCGGGCTTTGTACCTTCCGCGCCGATATTGAAGTGTCCACCTGCGGAGTGATCTCGCCGCTCAAGGCGCTGAACTACCTGATCCACCAGCTGGAGTCAGATATCGTCACCATCGACTATCGCGTGCGCGGCTTCACCCGCGATGTGAACGGCCTGAAGCACTTTATCGATCACGAAATTAATTCGATTCAGAATTTTATGTCAGACGATATGCTGTCGATGTATGACATGGTGGATGTTAATGTTTATCAGGAAAATATTTTCCACACCAAGATGCTGCTGAAGGAGTTTGACCTGAAGCACTATCTGTTTAACACCCGGCCGGAAGATCTCAGCCCGCAGGAACATAAACGCATTACCGATCTGCTGTGGAAAGAGATGCGTGAAATCCATTACGGCCGCAATATCCCGGCGGTGGGATTAAAAATAACGTAACGGCAACAGTTTATTTACCTTCAGGCGATCTTCGGGTCGCCTTATTATTCCCCTCAGATAAAAAGCCACTCTCTTTTCAGTTTTGCGTAGCGTTACGCAATTAATCGTTCGCGCAGAGATTGCCTAGCCGTCAGCCCCGGCGCATGCTTATCGGACCAGCATAAGGATGCGTGCAATGAATACGTTTAAAACACTGAATTACGAGAGTGCGTTACATATAGGTGAGTTTATCGTGGAGGGAAAGAAGTATGAAATCTATTTTTTGCAGATTAATGACATCCGTACAACTAACATTTTATTACCTGAAGACGTTACACCAATGAACAGCAGCATCTATGAAGTGGCCTTTGACAGCTATGAAAATCAACGCAACCATACTCACTATGCGAGAGAAAATATCGGTTATTCTGCAATAAAAGTTTTCCGCCGGGTTATCGATTTAATTTTTGAGCATTACGAAGAGCATCAACCTGGATTTTATTGCTTCCGTGCTGAAGATGAAAAACTGGAGGTTTTTTATCAGTCTATTTTAAGTATACTGATAAGGAAACATCCCGGATTTATCGTACAACGTGCAGCAGGAGATAAAGACTATGTTATCAGAACACCGTTCAGCCTCTGAACCCCTGTTAGCCTCAGAGGAGCACTATGCCCGCGTCCGTGCCCACAAGACAGAATGGGTCACGCGTGCCAGGGAAGCCGTGGAACAGGCGAGAAAAGACGGCACGCTGAAAGAGACCGTGACGGCGGACGGCACGCGTTTCCTGTCGCTAACGATGCCGTCTGAGCGGCGCTAACCGCAGCAAGCAGGCTGAGCAGAGTGGTGCAGCCTGACAGGTCTTATGCGGCTCACTTGCCGCCCGCGACTCCGCTGCTGCCTGGGTCCTGCTGGCGACCAGCCTCAGCGCCCCTGCAAAAACCGGCGGTAAGCCGCGATCACAGCGAGAAAATCCTCCACGCCGCAGAACGACAGGCTCTCTTCATCATAGTAGCTCA
This portion of the Erwinia sp. E602 genome encodes:
- a CDS encoding cystathionine gamma-synthase family protein, whose translation is MTSSHSKKTHIGSRELQPETQMLNYGYDPSLSEGAVKPPVFLTSTFVFNSAEEGRDFFDYVSGRREPPPGGGNGLVYSRFNHPNSEIVEDRLAVYERSESAALFSSGMSAISTTLLAFVRPGDVVLHSQPLYGGTETLLSKTFHNLGVTSVGFSDGVDEAVVQAAADAALLQGRVSVILIESPANPTNSLVDIALIRRVADRIEQQQQHRPVIACDNTLLGPVFSRPIEHGADLSLYSLTKYVGGHSDLIAGAAIGSKALIRQVKALRSAIGTQLDPHSSWMIGRSLETLALRMERANDNAAAVAAFLQSHPKVEHLHYLPFLDAGSAAGKVYRAQCSGAGSTFSFDIVGGEDAAFRFLNQLQLFKLAVSLGGTESLASHPASTTHSGVPLAVRERIGIQAATVRLSIGIENKDDLIEDLRLALDAS
- a CDS encoding YacC family pilotin-like protein, whose product is MKKSIKALLLLGLFGFSSTSFALSESEAEDLADLTAVFVYLKNDCGYQDLPDGQIRRALVFFAQQNRWDLTNYDSFNMKALGEESYRDLSGIAVANDKKCKSLARDSLSLLAYVK
- a CDS encoding ABC transporter ATP-binding protein is translated as MTYALELEKLTKTYAGGVQALKGIDLAVEAGDFYALLGPNGAGKSTTIGIISSLVNKTSGKVRVFGYDLQQDVVNAKRQLGLVPQEFNFNQFETVLQIVVSQAGLYGVVKAEALQRAEKYLKQLDLWEKRNDRARMLSGGMKRRLMIARALMHEPKLLILDEPTAGVDIELRRSMWTFLQDLNARGTTIILTTHYLEEAEMLCRNIGIIQRGELVENTSMKGLLSKLKSETFILDLAPKSPLPQLQGFQYRLVDTSTLEVEVLREQGLNSVFSQLSSQGVQVLSMRNKANRLEELFVDLVNGRRGEKA
- the cueO gene encoding multicopper oxidase CueO; protein product: MQRREFIKLSAALGAASALPLWSRSLLAAESRPLLPIPALLGADARGDISLVAQAGSTQWRGQSVPTWGYNGDLLGPALRLDRGKTVNITLHNRLPEATTVHWHGLELPGEVDGGPQARIEPGQSRQVSFTPDQPAATCWFHPHQHGRTGYQVAQGLAGLVLLNDAESDALLLPKQWGVDDIPLVLQDKRLSADGRIDYQLDVMSAAVGWFGDTMLTNGAIYPQHGVPRGWLRLRLLNGCNARSLNLSIDDQRPMYVIASDGGLLAEPVKVSELPMLPGERYEVLVDTADGKPFNLQTLPVRQMGMTLQPFDQPLPLLAITPLRIIASGTLPDKLANLPVVPSAQGLTSRWLQLMMDPELDRLGMTALMQKYGHAAMAGMAMDGHGGHAPAAAPVAQAATTSGGMSGMDHGGMTTGQPGVYDFHQGNQINGVAFDMAKPAFAVKRGELEKWTISGEGDMMLHPFHIHGAQFRILSENGKPVAAHRSGWKDTVRVEGARSEVLVRFNHLADAQHAYMAHCHLLEHEDTGMMLGFTVA
- the speD gene encoding adenosylmethionine decarboxylase, encoding MQKLKLHGFNNLTKSLSFCIYDICYASSDAERDGYIAYIDEQYNANRLTEILTETCSIIGANVLNIARQDYEPQGASVTILVSEEPVDPKSIDNSEHPGPLPGSVVAHLDKSHICVHTYPESHPEGGLCTFRADIEVSTCGVISPLKALNYLIHQLESDIVTIDYRVRGFTRDVNGLKHFIDHEINSIQNFMSDDMLSMYDMVDVNVYQENIFHTKMLLKEFDLKHYLFNTRPEDLSPQEHKRITDLLWKEMREIHYGRNIPAVGLKIT
- the speE gene encoding polyamine aminopropyltransferase, which codes for MADQERWHETLHAGFGQYFTVDQVLYREKTEHQDLVIFENAELGRVMALDGVVQTTERDEFIYHEMMTHVPLLAHGAAKRVLIIGGGDGAMLREVSRHRNVEQITMVEIDAGVVSFCRQYLPNHSAGAYDDPRFTLVIDDGVNFVRQSAEKFDVIISDCTDPIGPGESLFTSDFYAGCHRCLNENGIFVAQNGVCFLQQDEAVGSHRKLSHYFKDVSFYQAAVPTYYGGIMTFAWASDNPALRQLDPATLAARYAASGLGCRYYNPAIHSGSFALPQYLLDALTDREGE
- the hpt gene encoding hypoxanthine phosphoribosyltransferase encodes the protein MKHTVEVMISEAEIKSRIAELGKQISDHYRDSGSEMVLVGLLRGSFMFMADLCRAIDVPHEVDFMTASSYGNGTTSTRDVKILKDLDEDIRGKDVLIVEDIIDSGNTLSKVREIFSLRGPKSLAICTLLDKPERREVEVPVEYVGFSIADKFVVGYGIDYAQRYRHLPYVGHVVMLDE
- the can gene encoding carbonate dehydratase, encoding MKDIETLISNNREWSKLMKEEDPGFFEHLAQSQKPRFLWIGCSDSRVPAERLTGLEPGELFVHRNVANQVIHTDLNCLSVVQYAVDVLEVEHVIICGHYGCGGVQAAVENPELGLINNWLLHIRDLWYKHSSFLGHLAPEKRFDKLCEINVVEQVYNLGHSTIMQSAWKRGQKVSLHGWVYGIQDGYLRDLEVTATSRAILEQRYRHCIANLLNGPDLNP